Within Burkholderia diffusa, the genomic segment GGGCAATCAGCGAGCGTTTCATGTTGTTTTCCGTGATGTCTTTGTCAAAAGGGCCGGCGCGACGCGATGGACGCGAGGGGGGATCGTTCCACCGGGGGGACGCCACGCCGACGAGATGCAGTGTGCAGGCGCGGCGCGGAAAAGGCGAGACGGGTTTGTTACGGCGGATTGACGTCGGGCACGCCGGCCGGATCGGTCGCGCGCTGCATGATTTGACAATGGCGGGCCGAGCATGGGAAGCGTCGCCTGCATTGCGCGATGCAGGCTGCCCGGATTTGACATTCGGGCGGCGCGCGGCTGCGCGGCGGGATTAATACGGCGTTACAAAATGACGCGCGGCAGGTGGCGGAATTGCCGTGCCTGCCGCGCGGGAGACGGGATGCCGGCCATGAGGCGCGGTCATCACACCGATCGAATTACAGATAGAACATGCGGTCTTCTTCGGGCCGCGGCGGATGGTCTTCGCCGTCCGCGCCTTCCTCTTCGCCGCTGTCCTCGTAGAATGCGAGCACGGCGTCGAGCACCTGGTCGGGATCGTCGATCACCTGCATCAGGTCCATGTCTTCCGGATTGATGAGGCCCATCGGAATCAACTGGTCGCGGAACCATTGGAGCAGCCCCTGCCAGAACGTGCTACCCACGAGAATGATCGGCACGAGGCGCGACTTCTTCGTCTGGATCAGCGTGAGCACTTCGGACAGTTCGTCGAGCGTGCCGAAGCCGCCCGGCATCACGATCACCGCGTCGGAGTTCTTCACGAACGTGACCTTGCGCGTGAAGAAGTGGCGGAAGCGCAGCGAGATGTCCTGATAGTGGTTGCCCGCCTGCTCGTGCGGCAACTCGATGTTCAGGCCGACCGACGGCGCCTTGCCGGCGTGCGCACCCTTGTTCGCGGCCTCCATGATGCCGGGACCGCCGCCGGAAATCACCGCGAAGCCGGCGTCGGACAGCTTGCGCGCGATCTGCACGGCCAGCTTGTACGGCGGCGTGTCGGGCTTCAGACGGGCAGAACCGTAGATGCTGACGGCCGGGCGGATCTCCGACAGGTACTCGGTCGCCTCGATAAACTCTGCCATAATCGTGAACATCTGCCACGATGCGCGCGCCTTCTTGGCCGTCGCGCGTTCTTGATCTGCGAGCGAACGCAGACTCG encodes:
- a CDS encoding TIGR00730 family Rossman fold protein, with product MNKRKVIPSLRSLADQERATAKKARASWQMFTIMAEFIEATEYLSEIRPAVSIYGSARLKPDTPPYKLAVQIARKLSDAGFAVISGGGPGIMEAANKGAHAGKAPSVGLNIELPHEQAGNHYQDISLRFRHFFTRKVTFVKNSDAVIVMPGGFGTLDELSEVLTLIQTKKSRLVPIILVGSTFWQGLLQWFRDQLIPMGLINPEDMDLMQVIDDPDQVLDAVLAFYEDSGEEEGADGEDHPPRPEEDRMFYL